A section of the Oncorhynchus tshawytscha isolate Ot180627B linkage group LG09, Otsh_v2.0, whole genome shotgun sequence genome encodes:
- the LOC112259119 gene encoding calmodulin regulator protein PCP4 isoform X2 produces MSERQGSGAMSGNSKPAGQDDSKAAPEEDFADIDMKAPETEKAAVAIQSQFRKFQSKKKQEVKS; encoded by the exons AGACAAGGATCTGGAGCCATGAGTGGAAACAGCAAACCTGCTGGACAAG ATGACTCTAAGGCTGCTCCTGAGGAGGACTTTGCGGACATCGACATGAAGGCTCCGGAGACGGAGAAGGCTGCTGTGGCCATCCAATCACAGTTCCGGAAGTTCCAGAGCAAGAAGAAGCAGGAAGTAAAGTCCTAG
- the LOC112259119 gene encoding calmodulin regulator protein PCP4 isoform X1, translating into MSERQGSGAMSGNSKPAGQGCHGREENPSKPKHDSKAAPEEDFADIDMKAPETEKAAVAIQSQFRKFQSKKKQEVKS; encoded by the exons AGACAAGGATCTGGAGCCATGAGTGGAAACAGCAAACCTGCTGGACAAG GATGCCATGGTCGTGAAGAAAATCCATCTAAACCTAAAC ATGACTCTAAGGCTGCTCCTGAGGAGGACTTTGCGGACATCGACATGAAGGCTCCGGAGACGGAGAAGGCTGCTGTGGCCATCCAATCACAGTTCCGGAAGTTCCAGAGCAAGAAGAAGCAGGAAGTAAAGTCCTAG